A part of Caretta caretta isolate rCarCar2 chromosome 1, rCarCar1.hap1, whole genome shotgun sequence genomic DNA contains:
- the LOC142070652 gene encoding uncharacterized protein LOC142070652 isoform X1 produces the protein MGSSLSALQVQHRNELQYLLRKAQHDCPARALTLLLQEVCAKCPWYPEAGSLKLADWERLGQTLHKEPRAPVQALHAWHLCRDVVQRVASDRPSLARLVISPRPSAPAAIPPPGDATQSVASERPSPAPTEGLPIPPPPSAPAAIPPPGDATQSVASERPSPAPTEGLPIPPPPFAPAAIPPPASPPVPLLPPPPWPSPPEPVCDHPPPVGPPGGSSASAQKLSLVQQMVHAAKARSDLTAEELADLVSVCPVTWQNDDQGNPVGTWTTLSYSVVREVRKAIREFGLTSTFVRGLVEGIGTGYSLIPEDWKTLLRMMLSPSQYVIWLSEYRQMAERQAQDRCGFQLGVCDRHLNNMAWHQGLSNPIPEFQLTLEETALPPESTTTGRKRRRRSVPSQPVTWGAVKALVAAAQRRLAADQQPETPETLFVAILAQITANSVMIVCLLCLLFPKRSVPLLDDYIADVELLVILCL, from the exons atgggaagctccctctctgctttgcaagtgcaacaccgcaatgagctgcagtatttgctgcgtaaggctcagcatgactgcccggctcgagcacttactctcctgctacaggaggtgtgtgccaagtgcccgtggtatcctgaagccggaagccttaagctagcagactgggagcgattgggccagacattgcacaaagagcctcgggcgcccgtgcaggctttacatgcctggcacctctgccgcgatgtggtacagcgtgtcgcctccgacaggccctccctcgcgaggctggtgatctcaccacgcccgtctgctcctgcagccatcccccctcctggcgatgcgacacagagtgtcgcctcggaaaggccctctccagcaccaacagaggggctgccgatcccgccgcccccgtctgctcctgcagccatcccccctcctggcgatgcgacacagagtgttgcctcggaaaggccctctccagcaccaacagaggggctgccgatcccgccgcccccgttcgctcctgcagccatccctccccctgcttcgcccccagtgcctctattaccaccgcctccctggccttccccaccagagccggtgtgtgatcaccctccccccgtggggccccccggagggtcatctgcatctgctcagaagctttcgctggtgcaacaaatggttcacgcagcaaaagctcgatcagatcttacagcggaggagctggctgatctggtctcagtttgcccggtgacctggcagaatgatgaccagggcaaccccgtgggcacctggaccactttgtcatactcggtggttagagaggtgaggaaagcaattcgtgagtttggcctgactagcacctttgtgcgtggtctcgttgaagggataggtactgggtactccctaatccctgaggattggaaaacgctgctgcgcatgatgttgtcacctagtcagtatgttatttggcttagtgagtatcggcagatggcagaacgccaagctcag gaccgttgtgggttccagctcggtgtgtgcgaccggcacttaaacaacatggcatggcaccagggactgtcgaatcccataccggagtttcagctgaccttggaggagaccgcgttgccccccgagtcgacaacgacgggacggaaacggaggaggcgtagcgtcccaagccagcccgtgacatggggagcagtaaaagcattggtcgccgcggctcaacgaagactggcagcagatcaacagccagagactcctgagactttgtttgtggcgattctcgcccaaatcactgctaattctgtgatgattgtgtgccttttgtgcctgctatttcctaaaagaagtgtaccccttttagatgattatattgcagatgttgagcttttggttattttgtgtttgtaa
- the LOC142070652 gene encoding uncharacterized protein LOC142070652 isoform X2 → MGSSLSALQVQHRNELQYLLRKAQHDCPARALTLLLQEVCAKCPWYPEAGSLKLADWERLGQTLHKEPRAPVQALHAWHLCRDVVQRVASDRPSLARLVISPRPSAPAAIPPPGDATQSVASERPSPAPTEGLPIPPPPSAPAAIPPPGDATQSVASERPSPAPTEGLPIPPPPFAPAAIPPPASPPVPLLPPPPWPSPPEPVCDHPPPVGPPGGSSASAQKLSLVQQMVHAAKARSDLTAEELADLVSVCPVTWQNDDQGNPVGTWTTLSYSVVREDRCGFQLGVCDRHLNNMAWHQGLSNPIPEFQLTLEETALPPESTTTGRKRRRRSVPSQPVTWGAVKALVAAAQRRLAADQQPETPETLFVAILAQITANSVMIVCLLCLLFPKRSVPLLDDYIADVELLVILCL, encoded by the exons atgggaagctccctctctgctttgcaagtgcaacaccgcaatgagctgcagtatttgctgcgtaaggctcagcatgactgcccggctcgagcacttactctcctgctacaggaggtgtgtgccaagtgcccgtggtatcctgaagccggaagccttaagctagcagactgggagcgattgggccagacattgcacaaagagcctcgggcgcccgtgcaggctttacatgcctggcacctctgccgcgatgtggtacagcgtgtcgcctccgacaggccctccctcgcgaggctggtgatctcaccacgcccgtctgctcctgcagccatcccccctcctggcgatgcgacacagagtgtcgcctcggaaaggccctctccagcaccaacagaggggctgccgatcccgccgcccccgtctgctcctgcagccatcccccctcctggcgatgcgacacagagtgttgcctcggaaaggccctctccagcaccaacagaggggctgccgatcccgccgcccccgttcgctcctgcagccatccctccccctgcttcgcccccagtgcctctattaccaccgcctccctggccttccccaccagagccggtgtgtgatcaccctccccccgtggggccccccggagggtcatctgcatctgctcagaagctttcgctggtgcaacaaatggttcacgcagcaaaagctcgatcagatcttacagcggaggagctggctgatctggtctcagtttgcccggtgacctggcagaatgatgaccagggcaaccccgtgggcacctggaccactttgtcatactcggtggttagagag gaccgttgtgggttccagctcggtgtgtgcgaccggcacttaaacaacatggcatggcaccagggactgtcgaatcccataccggagtttcagctgaccttggaggagaccgcgttgccccccgagtcgacaacgacgggacggaaacggaggaggcgtagcgtcccaagccagcccgtgacatggggagcagtaaaagcattggtcgccgcggctcaacgaagactggcagcagatcaacagccagagactcctgagactttgtttgtggcgattctcgcccaaatcactgctaattctgtgatgattgtgtgccttttgtgcctgctatttcctaaaagaagtgtaccccttttagatgattatattgcagatgttgagcttttggttattttgtgtttgtaa